A part of Mycolicibacterium sp. TUM20985 genomic DNA contains:
- a CDS encoding FAD-dependent oxidoreductase: MSLKRGWLLHDTLDVETNEYLAAVSEGVMESADVNRDVVVPRRAARNLSRDEAFSRRIETFMGSRLNAWAAQCIASPFGLLYTSMRDWRTTTMKSDQGGSIEVASIGAMDWADGFGEHALRRWMTAQALDRDVEVHAASTLDRIVFEEGVIVGVVLSTTDGPYAVRTRSGITFAPRDEDNGGEEHVDVAAGERLQVCIVGRTASRFSRVELLATEPAAPTRPTCTGSRRQLREGLHEARQPSLDGWRCGKVHGYPPVGQ, encoded by the coding sequence GTGAGCCTCAAACGCGGCTGGTTGCTGCACGACACACTCGACGTCGAGACCAACGAGTACCTGGCGGCGGTGTCCGAGGGAGTCATGGAGTCGGCCGACGTGAACCGCGACGTGGTCGTGCCCCGCCGCGCGGCCCGGAACCTGTCGCGGGACGAGGCCTTCTCCCGCCGGATCGAGACGTTCATGGGATCGCGGCTTAACGCATGGGCCGCGCAGTGCATCGCCTCACCCTTCGGCCTGCTGTACACCAGCATGCGGGACTGGCGCACGACCACGATGAAGTCGGACCAGGGCGGGTCCATCGAGGTGGCCTCGATCGGTGCGATGGATTGGGCCGACGGCTTCGGAGAGCACGCGCTGCGTCGGTGGATGACAGCACAGGCGCTCGACCGCGACGTCGAGGTGCACGCCGCCAGCACACTCGACCGGATCGTCTTCGAGGAAGGCGTGATCGTCGGAGTCGTGTTGTCGACCACCGACGGTCCCTACGCCGTACGCACCCGATCCGGCATCACCTTTGCGCCACGGGATGAGGACAACGGTGGCGAGGAGCACGTCGACGTGGCGGCAGGGGAACGACTGCAGGTCTGCATCGTCGGTCGGACGGCCAGCCGGTTCAGCCGGGTCGAGTTGCTCGCCACGGAACCTGCGGCGCCCACGCGGCCGACGTGCACCGGGTCGCGTCGGCAGCTCCGCGAGGGTCTGCACGAAGCGCGGCAGCCGTCCCTAGACGGTTGGCGTTGCGGAAAAGTTCACGGCTACCCGCCCGTCGGTCAGTAG
- a CDS encoding TetR/AcrR family transcriptional regulator — MVRQARSEATRRKIVDSAVDLINEIGYPAAGLGDIIERAELTKGALYYHFDSKEALATAIIEEGSESILGTFRAAGRSSSPTMENVIHGSFVVTDVLGNDRVARAGARLLRTFGGFNPAAKRTLQILVDELVNGIEAATTEGDLRPTVDAQATGASIVAGMLGAELLSSTLAEGADLRAGFTRMWELALPAIVTDESLNYYREFLARQALRQNSAQ; from the coding sequence ATGGTGCGCCAGGCTCGATCCGAGGCGACACGGAGGAAGATCGTCGACTCCGCAGTCGATCTGATCAATGAAATTGGTTACCCCGCGGCCGGGTTGGGCGACATCATCGAACGCGCCGAATTGACCAAGGGCGCACTGTATTACCACTTCGACTCCAAGGAAGCCTTGGCGACCGCGATCATCGAAGAGGGATCCGAGAGCATCCTCGGCACGTTTCGAGCGGCGGGGCGATCGAGTTCTCCCACCATGGAGAACGTCATCCATGGGTCGTTCGTCGTGACCGACGTGCTCGGCAACGACCGGGTGGCGCGGGCGGGCGCCCGGCTCCTCCGCACGTTCGGTGGGTTCAATCCGGCCGCAAAGCGGACGTTGCAGATCCTGGTCGACGAACTCGTGAACGGGATCGAGGCCGCGACCACCGAGGGTGACCTGCGGCCCACCGTGGACGCCCAGGCGACCGGCGCCTCCATCGTCGCCGGCATGTTGGGGGCCGAACTGCTCTCGAGCACCTTGGCCGAAGGCGCAGACCTTCGCGCGGGGTTCACCAGAATGTGGGAGTTGGCGCTTCCCGCGATCGTCACCGACGAGTCGCTGAACTACTACCGGGAGTTCCTCGCCCGGCAGGCGCTGCGTCAGAACTCAGCGCAGTAG
- a CDS encoding tyrosine-type recombinase/integrase — translation MSGDLPGSAALSLVSKVASLDPEAATVRAMLAGWSDQQRARVCLPPTILARASVVRRFGDFTGTHPWEWTAEDADAFFSSLVSGSKPKAVSTVRGYQNALRLFCDFITDRRYGWAALCEERFGQLPAQILHDWNTVTHVNEFEGTAGRRPLTYDEVQELFDAADGLVEQARHRHRKGSLSALRDAAMLKVVYAFGLRRQEVVGLDVVDFRSNPKVPAYGKYGGLFVRHGKGSHGAAPKRRTVLTVPEMDWIVEVLEHYIDEVRPCFRPVRLPGLWITERHGRLSKRSANEAFTAARDAAELPKELDLHSLRHSYVTHLTEFDYPERFVQDQVGHSYASTTSIYSHVSDEYRNRLVRAALTKRGITTENDQ, via the coding sequence ATGAGTGGAGATTTGCCTGGTTCAGCGGCTTTGTCGCTGGTGTCCAAAGTCGCGTCGCTGGACCCGGAAGCGGCGACGGTTCGGGCGATGCTCGCGGGTTGGTCGGATCAGCAGCGTGCACGGGTGTGCCTGCCGCCGACGATTCTGGCGCGGGCAAGCGTGGTGCGCCGGTTCGGCGACTTCACCGGTACCCACCCTTGGGAGTGGACCGCGGAAGATGCGGACGCGTTCTTTTCGTCGCTGGTCTCCGGTTCGAAGCCGAAGGCCGTGTCTACGGTGCGCGGCTATCAGAACGCGTTGCGCTTGTTCTGTGACTTCATCACCGACCGCCGGTATGGCTGGGCAGCCCTATGCGAAGAGCGGTTCGGGCAATTGCCCGCGCAGATCCTGCACGACTGGAACACCGTCACGCACGTCAACGAGTTCGAGGGCACGGCGGGACGCCGTCCGTTGACCTACGACGAGGTCCAGGAGTTGTTCGATGCCGCCGACGGGTTGGTCGAGCAGGCACGACACCGCCACCGCAAGGGTTCGTTGTCGGCGTTGCGGGATGCCGCGATGTTGAAAGTCGTGTACGCCTTCGGGCTGAGGCGCCAGGAAGTCGTCGGACTGGACGTCGTCGACTTCCGATCCAATCCCAAAGTCCCGGCGTACGGAAAATACGGCGGGTTGTTCGTCCGGCACGGGAAGGGCTCCCACGGCGCTGCGCCGAAACGGCGCACCGTGCTGACCGTGCCGGAGATGGATTGGATCGTCGAGGTGCTCGAGCACTACATAGACGAGGTTCGTCCATGCTTCCGTCCGGTTCGCCTTCCAGGCTTGTGGATCACCGAACGGCACGGGCGACTGTCCAAGCGCAGCGCGAACGAGGCGTTCACCGCCGCCCGCGACGCGGCCGAACTGCCCAAGGAACTCGACCTGCATTCGCTGCGCCACTCCTATGTCACGCACCTCACCGAGTTCGACTACCCGGAACGCTTCGTCCAGGATCAGGTGGGACACTCCTATGCCAGCACCACCTCGATCTACAGTCACGTCTCCGACGAGTACCGCAACCGCCTCGTGCGCGCCGCGCTCACCAAACGCGGCATCACCACGGAGAACGACCAGTGA
- a CDS encoding helix-turn-helix domain-containing protein, protein MNRKMGYQWHLRALMAQHGMFQTTELVPLLAERGVVLSREQVFRLVTQPPQRLSMDVLAALCDIFDCTPNDLIVIAVVNAPVKKAVGDAAPTPPKVRRTTVRRPDHTR, encoded by the coding sequence GTGAACCGAAAGATGGGGTACCAGTGGCATCTTCGCGCGTTGATGGCTCAGCACGGGATGTTTCAAACCACCGAACTCGTGCCCTTACTGGCCGAACGAGGCGTCGTACTGTCCCGCGAGCAGGTATTCCGGTTGGTGACCCAGCCTCCCCAGCGGTTGTCGATGGACGTCCTGGCCGCGTTGTGCGACATCTTCGATTGCACGCCGAATGATCTCATCGTGATCGCCGTCGTCAACGCGCCCGTCAAGAAGGCTGTCGGCGATGCGGCGCCAACACCGCCCAAGGTTCGGCGCACTACCGTGCGCCGGCCCGATCACACCCGGTGA
- a CDS encoding permease codes for MEILVAGLLVLAVLGGTVRGFVVGNPDVATAATVFCGVFVQALPFLALGVVISGLIAAYVSPDRLARWLPRRTGVAILTAGVGGAALPGCECGAVPVARRLFGDADGSAGSRQGAAALTFMLAAPAINPVVLVSTAVAFPGEPAMIGARFTASLLTAVIMGAVWSRWGRAEWITRKLPRAHHDDGSKWTVFTEAARHDFLQAASYLVLGAATAAALHVLVPPAVYEHLAGQMLLGILTMALLAFVLALCSEADAFVAASLTMLPLLPRLVFLVVGPAVDVKLFAMQAGMFGRAFATRFAPTTFVVATVVATVVGLAFLGGAR; via the coding sequence ATGGAGATATTGGTCGCCGGCCTGCTGGTGCTGGCAGTTCTTGGTGGCACCGTGCGCGGCTTCGTCGTCGGCAACCCGGACGTGGCGACCGCTGCCACCGTGTTCTGCGGGGTATTCGTCCAAGCGCTGCCGTTCCTGGCTCTCGGTGTGGTGATCAGCGGGTTGATCGCCGCGTACGTGTCTCCCGACCGTCTGGCGCGCTGGCTGCCCCGCCGAACCGGTGTGGCGATCCTCACCGCCGGGGTCGGGGGTGCGGCGTTGCCGGGGTGCGAGTGCGGGGCAGTTCCGGTGGCCCGCAGGCTGTTTGGAGATGCTGACGGCTCCGCGGGCAGCCGACAGGGTGCGGCCGCGCTGACCTTCATGCTCGCCGCGCCTGCCATCAATCCGGTGGTTCTGGTGTCGACAGCGGTGGCCTTTCCCGGTGAGCCGGCCATGATCGGGGCGCGGTTCACGGCGTCCCTGCTCACCGCGGTCATCATGGGTGCGGTGTGGTCACGGTGGGGTCGCGCCGAATGGATCACCCGCAAGTTACCCCGAGCGCACCACGACGACGGGTCGAAGTGGACCGTGTTCACCGAAGCGGCGCGCCACGACTTCCTGCAGGCGGCGTCGTACCTCGTGCTCGGCGCCGCCACCGCGGCCGCACTGCACGTGCTGGTGCCGCCGGCGGTCTACGAGCACCTCGCCGGCCAAATGCTGCTCGGCATCCTCACCATGGCACTCCTCGCGTTCGTCTTGGCGCTGTGCTCGGAGGCCGACGCCTTCGTGGCGGCGAGCCTGACCATGCTGCCGTTGCTGCCGCGACTGGTGTTTCTGGTCGTGGGACCGGCCGTGGACGTCAAACTCTTCGCCATGCAGGCAGGCATGTTCGGCAGGGCATTCGCCACGCGATTCGCCCCGACCACTTTCGTCGTCGCCACCGTGGTCGCCACCGTGGTCGGCCTCGCGTTCCTGGGAGGTGCGCGGTGA
- a CDS encoding TIGR03943 family putative permease subunit — MSRETENVLLLLIGLCTAMIVWTGTYTRYVKPSLMPWLVVTAVLLVTLALCAIVRDVRAQGRRDDDADHHDDVGHAHRVAVVWLLVLPIALLAFVIPPALSGRAAAPTVTEVSREVLYRPFPELPAGRAPELPLAEVVSRADLDSANTLDGRLITVTGFTLKEGDGIDLGKVVIICCAADARLARLHMRGPAAAEADRYPEETWFRVEGVVVPEPQAPSGLAIPTLTVTTLMPVEAPKHPYGY; from the coding sequence GTGAGCCGGGAAACCGAGAACGTACTACTGCTGCTGATCGGCTTGTGCACGGCCATGATCGTGTGGACGGGCACGTACACCCGCTATGTGAAGCCGTCGTTGATGCCCTGGCTGGTCGTGACCGCCGTCCTACTCGTCACCCTGGCGCTGTGCGCGATCGTTCGAGACGTCCGGGCCCAAGGACGCCGCGACGACGATGCCGATCACCACGATGACGTCGGGCACGCGCACCGGGTCGCGGTGGTGTGGTTGCTTGTGCTGCCCATCGCGCTGCTGGCCTTCGTGATCCCGCCAGCACTGAGCGGGCGGGCCGCCGCGCCGACGGTCACCGAAGTTTCGCGCGAGGTCCTGTATCGCCCCTTTCCTGAACTGCCGGCCGGACGGGCACCCGAACTCCCTCTGGCCGAGGTGGTTTCGCGCGCAGACCTGGACTCTGCCAATACTCTGGACGGCCGGTTGATCACCGTGACCGGCTTCACCCTCAAGGAAGGCGACGGCATCGATCTGGGCAAGGTGGTGATCATCTGCTGCGCGGCCGACGCGCGGCTCGCGCGTCTGCACATGCGGGGGCCAGCCGCCGCCGAAGCCGACCGCTATCCCGAAGAGACCTGGTTTCGGGTCGAGGGCGTGGTGGTTCCCGAACCGCAGGCGCCATCGGGATTGGCCATCCCGACGCTGACGGTGACGACCCTGATGCCCGTCGAGGCGCCCAAGCACCCCTACGGCTACTAA
- the rpsR gene encoding 30S ribosomal protein S18, protein MPGRSKPTRRTPAADPLKKKANPFKKLGIETVDYKDTALLRTFISERGKIRSRRVTGLTVQQQRTVKMAVKNAREMALLPFGGP, encoded by the coding sequence ATGCCAGGACGAAGCAAGCCGACCAGACGAACTCCCGCCGCCGATCCGCTGAAGAAGAAGGCCAACCCGTTCAAGAAGCTCGGCATCGAGACCGTCGACTACAAGGACACCGCGCTGCTGCGGACGTTCATCTCCGAGCGCGGCAAGATCAGATCCCGGCGCGTCACCGGGCTGACCGTTCAGCAGCAGCGCACGGTGAAGATGGCGGTCAAGAACGCCCGCGAGATGGCGCTTCTGCCATTTGGCGGCCCCTGA
- the rpsN gene encoding 30S ribosomal protein S14 — protein sequence MAKKSKIVKNDQRRIIVARYAERRTDLKEVIRRPSSTADERNAAQTALQRLPRDASPVRLRNRDAVDGRPRGHLRKFGLSRIRVRDMAHNGELPGIRKASW from the coding sequence ATGGCCAAGAAATCCAAGATCGTGAAGAACGACCAACGCCGCATCATCGTGGCCCGCTACGCCGAACGCCGGACTGACCTCAAGGAGGTCATCCGGCGCCCGTCCAGCACGGCCGACGAACGCAATGCGGCACAGACGGCGTTGCAACGGCTGCCACGGGACGCCAGCCCGGTACGGCTGCGCAATCGCGACGCCGTCGACGGACGCCCCCGCGGCCACCTGCGCAAGTTCGGGCTATCCCGCATCCGGGTCCGCGACATGGCCCACAACGGCGAATTACCCGGCATTCGCAAGGCGAGCTGGTAA
- the rpmG gene encoding 50S ribosomal protein L33 — translation MASTDIRPVVKLKSTAGTGYTYVTRKNRRNDPDRIVLKKYDPIVRRHVDFREER, via the coding sequence ATGGCCAGCACCGACATTCGACCCGTGGTGAAACTGAAGTCCACCGCCGGCACCGGCTACACCTACGTCACCCGCAAGAACCGGCGCAACGATCCCGACCGGATCGTGCTCAAGAAGTACGACCCGATCGTCCGCCGGCACGTCGACTTCCGCGAGGAGCGCTGA
- the rpmB gene encoding 50S ribosomal protein L28, whose translation MSAHCQVTGRSPGFGNSVSHSHRRSRRRWNPNIQRKTYFLPSQGRRVTLRVSTKGIKVIDRDGIEAVVARLRAVGQKI comes from the coding sequence GTGTCCGCGCACTGTCAAGTGACCGGGCGTTCGCCCGGTTTCGGTAACTCGGTGTCGCATTCGCACCGACGCAGCCGCCGTCGATGGAACCCCAACATCCAACGCAAGACCTATTTTCTGCCGTCTCAGGGCAGACGGGTCACGCTGCGGGTCAGCACCAAGGGCATCAAGGTGATCGACCGCGACGGCATCGAGGCCGTGGTCGCCCGGCTGCGTGCGGTGGGGCAGAAGATCTGA
- the mrf gene encoding ribosome hibernation factor-recruiting GTPase MRF produces the protein MRTPVVLVAGQGDSDRVSGALMDTPGTLVVGHEYDGQVVRRWVSIMRNGELHTSELPLELSNGCVCCTTRNDLLILLRRLHRRDDVARIVVLLAPWLEPEPICVAITEVHVHVGPGYVDGPAARDVRIDAVVTSIDADNWLPRAVGSDEIDDGRTVAQVVVGQAEFADLLVLNHPESTTLAVLRRLAPLARVTVGTDRVEQALGHLDANTRRGRQRDPHEPLLSGQPPLDPAGEVTLVEFTARRPFHPQRLHAAIDALLDGVVRTRGRAFVANRLDDVMAIESAGGGVLVEHAGTWLAAMGPNELAYADPERRALAAMGWDDRFGDRHISLAVLVCGAQPADIDSALRGALLTDDELCRPDDWASYPDPFGEWHADPCDDLPDELDDVTARPNRHGEEDR, from the coding sequence ATGCGTACACCAGTAGTCCTCGTCGCCGGTCAGGGTGACAGCGACCGCGTGTCGGGCGCCCTGATGGACACCCCCGGCACGCTGGTCGTCGGTCACGAATACGACGGACAGGTCGTGCGGCGCTGGGTCAGCATCATGCGCAATGGCGAATTGCACACCAGCGAGTTGCCGCTGGAACTGTCCAATGGCTGTGTCTGCTGCACGACCCGCAACGACCTGTTGATACTGCTGCGCAGGTTGCACCGTCGCGACGACGTAGCCCGCATCGTCGTCCTGCTGGCACCGTGGCTGGAACCCGAACCCATCTGTGTCGCCATCACCGAGGTTCATGTCCACGTCGGGCCCGGCTACGTCGACGGTCCAGCCGCGCGGGACGTCCGCATCGACGCGGTGGTCACCTCGATCGACGCCGACAACTGGCTTCCCCGGGCGGTCGGCAGCGACGAGATCGACGACGGCCGGACCGTCGCCCAAGTCGTCGTGGGCCAGGCAGAGTTCGCCGATCTGTTGGTGTTGAACCATCCCGAATCCACCACACTGGCGGTCCTGCGGCGGCTGGCACCATTGGCCCGGGTCACCGTCGGAACCGACCGGGTGGAGCAGGCGCTGGGCCACCTCGATGCGAACACCCGCCGCGGACGGCAACGCGATCCACACGAACCCCTGCTCAGCGGGCAACCACCGCTGGATCCCGCCGGGGAGGTCACCCTGGTGGAGTTCACCGCGCGGCGGCCATTCCACCCGCAACGCCTGCACGCCGCCATCGACGCACTGCTCGACGGTGTCGTTCGCACCCGGGGCCGGGCGTTCGTGGCCAACCGGCTCGACGACGTCATGGCGATCGAGTCAGCTGGCGGCGGCGTCCTCGTCGAACATGCCGGAACCTGGCTGGCGGCAATGGGTCCCAACGAGTTGGCCTACGCCGACCCCGAGCGACGGGCATTGGCCGCGATGGGTTGGGATGACCGGTTCGGTGACCGGCACATCTCTCTGGCGGTGCTGGTCTGCGGCGCGCAACCGGCCGACATCGACAGCGCCCTGCGCGGCGCTCTGCTGACCGATGACGAACTGTGCCGGCCGGACGACTGGGCGTCTTACCCCGATCCGTTCGGCGAGTGGCATGCCGACCCCTGCGACGACCTGCCCGACGAACTCGACGACGTCACCGCGCGACCCAACCGCCACGGAGAAGAGGACCGATGA
- a CDS encoding type B 50S ribosomal protein L31: MKPGIHPPYHPVVFQDANTGKAFLTRSTITSSRTIEWETADGVATYPLIVVDVTSDSHPFWTGTNRVLDSAGQVEKFRRRYGQR, from the coding sequence ATGAAACCAGGTATCCATCCCCCCTACCACCCCGTCGTATTCCAAGACGCCAACACGGGCAAGGCCTTCCTGACCCGATCGACGATCACCAGTTCGCGCACCATCGAGTGGGAAACTGCGGACGGCGTCGCGACGTACCCGCTGATCGTGGTGGACGTGACGTCGGATTCGCACCCCTTTTGGACCGGAACCAACCGAGTGCTCGACTCGGCGGGACAGGTGGAGAAGTTCCGCCGGCGCTACGGGCAACGGTGA
- a CDS encoding GTP-binding protein has protein sequence MTAKLPVTVLSGFLGAGKTTLLNHILANRAGRRVAVIVNDMSEVNIDAALIAGQGHLDRTEKKLVELTNGCICCTLREDLVEAVGRLARQGRFDHLVIESTGISEPMPVAATFGWEFDDGSSLGDVASIDTMVTLVDASTFLPELARGDALTDRDLAAADGDARSIADLLVDQVEFADVLLLNKTDLVGEQALGTVETMLRRLNPRAKLLRTVRGEIDLAEVLDTGLFDPLVAEQTPGWDEEIAEGHTPETEEYGISSLTFRADRPFHPQRLADVLDVVRGLLRSKGFCWIASRPDIVAIWSQAGPNLVFEPAQYWSTTELERGQEIVFIGLRLDRAEVERLLHSALLTDTEYAAGEHDWLDYPDPLPAWEIAAHTH, from the coding sequence GTGACCGCGAAACTGCCCGTCACCGTCCTGTCCGGATTTCTCGGGGCAGGAAAGACCACGCTGCTCAACCACATCCTGGCCAACCGGGCGGGACGCCGGGTGGCGGTCATCGTCAACGACATGAGCGAGGTGAACATCGACGCCGCCCTGATCGCCGGCCAGGGGCACCTCGATCGAACCGAGAAGAAACTCGTAGAGCTGACCAACGGGTGCATCTGCTGCACGCTGCGGGAAGACCTCGTCGAGGCGGTAGGTCGGCTGGCCCGCCAGGGCCGCTTCGATCATCTGGTCATCGAATCGACCGGGATCTCCGAGCCGATGCCGGTCGCCGCGACGTTCGGTTGGGAGTTCGACGACGGTTCCAGCCTGGGCGACGTCGCCTCCATCGACACCATGGTGACCCTGGTGGACGCATCCACCTTCCTGCCCGAACTGGCCCGGGGCGACGCGTTGACCGATCGCGACCTGGCGGCCGCCGACGGTGACGCCCGCAGCATCGCCGACCTGCTGGTCGACCAGGTCGAGTTCGCCGACGTGTTGTTGCTCAACAAGACCGACCTGGTCGGTGAGCAGGCCCTGGGCACGGTGGAGACGATGCTGCGGCGGCTCAATCCGAGGGCGAAGCTGCTCCGCACGGTGCGAGGCGAGATCGATCTCGCCGAGGTTCTCGACACCGGTTTGTTCGATCCGCTCGTCGCCGAACAGACGCCCGGCTGGGATGAGGAGATCGCCGAGGGCCACACTCCCGAAACCGAGGAGTACGGAATCAGCAGTCTGACCTTTCGGGCGGACCGTCCGTTCCATCCGCAGCGCCTCGCCGATGTCCTCGACGTGGTGCGAGGTCTGTTGCGCAGCAAGGGTTTCTGCTGGATCGCCAGTCGACCCGACATCGTCGCGATCTGGTCGCAAGCCGGACCGAACCTGGTGTTCGAGCCGGCCCAATACTGGTCGACGACGGAGCTGGAGCGCGGCCAGGAGATCGTGTTCATCGGCCTCCGGCTCGACCGTGCCGAGGTTGAACGGCTGCTCCACTCGGCATTGCTCACCGACACGGAATACGCAGCAGGCGAACACGATTGGCTCGACTACCCAGATCCGCTACCCGCGTGGGAGATCGCCGCACATACGCACTGA
- a CDS encoding ANTAR domain-containing protein — MNGCSTRHCSPTRNTQQANTIGSTTQIRYPRGRSPHIRTDLEGAPILDFTQHSQPASRRPIDVAVGVLVGLRQCTEGEAFAEIAHSVHATGIGLGSLARALVALASGTAEPFPHHAAAQELWGDLVARRRQLTAAPTHRPGPGR, encoded by the coding sequence TTGAACGGCTGCTCCACTCGGCATTGCTCACCGACACGGAATACGCAGCAGGCGAACACGATTGGCTCGACTACCCAGATCCGCTACCCGCGTGGGAGATCGCCGCACATACGCACTGACCTCGAAGGAGCTCCGATCCTCGACTTCACCCAACACTCACAACCTGCGTCCCGCAGGCCCATCGACGTTGCGGTCGGCGTCCTGGTCGGGCTTCGCCAGTGCACCGAAGGCGAGGCGTTCGCGGAGATCGCGCACTCCGTGCACGCAACCGGCATCGGATTGGGCAGCCTCGCCCGAGCACTCGTCGCGCTGGCCAGCGGCACGGCCGAACCATTCCCACATCACGCAGCCGCCCAAGAGCTGTGGGGCGATCTGGTGGCCCGCCGCCGTCAGCTCACAGCAGCGCCCACTCACCGTCCTGGACCCGGGCGATGA
- a CDS encoding Fur family transcriptional regulator — protein sequence MNDAAADVRPPTVPGVRATRQGAAVWDLLENLEEFRSAQDLHDELRRRGQGIGLTTVYRRLQSMAASGLVDTLRTESGESVYRRCSQQHHHHLVCRHCGATVEVQGAKVEAWAAEVAREHGFSEVSHTIEIFGVCADCASAD from the coding sequence GTGAACGACGCCGCGGCCGATGTCCGCCCACCGACCGTCCCCGGCGTGCGCGCGACCCGGCAGGGTGCCGCCGTGTGGGATCTGCTGGAGAACCTCGAGGAATTCCGCTCGGCGCAGGACCTGCACGACGAACTGCGCCGCCGCGGTCAGGGCATCGGCCTGACCACGGTCTATCGACGACTGCAGTCGATGGCGGCCTCCGGTCTGGTCGACACGCTGCGAACCGAGAGCGGTGAGTCGGTCTATCGACGGTGCTCGCAGCAACACCATCACCATTTGGTCTGCCGACACTGCGGCGCGACGGTCGAAGTACAGGGCGCGAAAGTCGAGGCGTGGGCCGCCGAAGTCGCCCGCGAGCACGGCTTCTCCGAGGTCAGCCACACTATCGAGATCTTCGGGGTCTGTGCTGACTGCGCCAGCGCGGACTAG
- a CDS encoding ArsR/SmtB family transcription factor yields the protein MHVLSSAGDLLRALSAPVRIAIVVQLCESSRCVHELVGALDLPQPLVSQHLRILKSAGVVAGERVGREVRYRLVDQHLADIVIAAVTHVSEGR from the coding sequence ATGCACGTGTTGTCGAGCGCCGGTGATCTGCTGCGCGCCCTCTCGGCTCCGGTACGGATCGCCATCGTCGTGCAGCTGTGCGAGTCCTCGCGGTGCGTCCACGAATTGGTTGGAGCTTTGGACCTACCTCAGCCGTTGGTCAGCCAACATCTACGGATCCTGAAGTCAGCGGGTGTGGTGGCCGGTGAGCGGGTGGGGCGTGAAGTGCGTTACCGCTTGGTCGACCAGCACCTCGCAGACATCGTCATCGCTGCGGTCACGCATGTTTCGGAGGGCAGGTGA
- a CDS encoding metal ABC transporter permease, with protein sequence MTGWWSWAIEPFSYEFMQRALLATLAVCVAAPMCGIWALSRRLVYLTDAMSHGILAGVAGASIVGGSLLVGGLFAAVTMALCVSLLVVRARVPEDGAIGVVGQGLFALGVVGISLQSDPKALSHILFGNPLTVNGTDVVIDVALAVVVVLVLTALRPVLLATTFDPVHARTVGMRVGLIDATLLVTLSLTMVTGLVTVGVLMAVTLVIAPAVTARLLGRSLDSMMVIAVASGVVSGVAGLLISYHAGLPTGPMVALAAVGQVAIAAVWTRPFGAVRRTLLRDRGGHHASPVNTA encoded by the coding sequence ATGACCGGCTGGTGGTCGTGGGCGATCGAGCCGTTCAGCTACGAGTTCATGCAACGGGCCCTGCTGGCGACGCTGGCCGTGTGCGTGGCGGCGCCGATGTGCGGAATCTGGGCGCTGTCGCGACGGCTGGTCTACTTGACCGACGCGATGAGTCACGGCATCCTGGCCGGGGTGGCGGGCGCGTCGATCGTCGGTGGCAGTCTGCTGGTGGGCGGATTGTTCGCTGCGGTGACGATGGCCTTGTGCGTGTCGCTGCTGGTGGTTCGCGCCCGGGTGCCCGAGGACGGCGCGATCGGGGTGGTCGGCCAGGGGCTCTTCGCCCTCGGCGTCGTCGGGATCTCGCTGCAGAGCGATCCAAAGGCGCTGTCGCACATCCTGTTCGGCAACCCGCTCACCGTCAATGGAACTGACGTAGTCATCGACGTCGCGCTAGCCGTCGTGGTGGTGCTGGTACTCACTGCGCTGCGGCCGGTGCTGTTGGCGACGACGTTCGACCCGGTGCACGCCCGGACGGTCGGGATGCGGGTCGGACTGATCGACGCGACGCTGCTGGTGACCCTGTCGCTGACGATGGTCACCGGTTTGGTGACCGTCGGCGTGCTGATGGCGGTGACGTTGGTGATTGCGCCTGCGGTGACGGCGCGCCTGCTCGGCCGTTCGCTGGACTCGATGATGGTCATTGCCGTCGCGTCCGGCGTGGTGTCCGGGGTCGCCGGATTGCTGATCAGCTATCACGCGGGCTTGCCGACCGGTCCGATGGTCGCGTTGGCGGCAGTGGGGCAGGTGGCTATCGCTGCGGTTTGGACGCGACCGTTCGGCGCCGTCCGCCGCACCCTGCTGCGTGACCGTGGCGGGCACCACGCCAGTCCCGTCAACACCGCATGA